From the Acidicapsa ligni genome, one window contains:
- a CDS encoding GlcG/HbpS family heme-binding protein, whose product MPKSLETVTLEDAKRMLAAAEAKAVELGIAYNVAVVDAGGHLVAFLRQDGALIGSINLAIDKAVTARIFDKSTAFLATLAQSGKPLFGIQESNAGKVVIFGGGIPITIGGKIIGAVGASAGTVEQDIEVAETAIAALLA is encoded by the coding sequence GTGCCGAAATCACTTGAGACAGTAACGCTGGAAGATGCAAAGCGTATGCTGGCCGCAGCCGAAGCAAAAGCCGTCGAACTGGGCATCGCTTACAACGTCGCTGTAGTAGACGCAGGAGGCCATCTTGTGGCCTTCCTGCGCCAGGATGGTGCATTGATTGGCAGCATTAACCTCGCTATCGACAAGGCAGTGACGGCGCGGATCTTCGACAAATCAACGGCATTTCTGGCAACGCTTGCTCAGTCAGGAAAGCCGCTTTTTGGCATACAGGAAAGCAATGCAGGTAAAGTTGTCATCTTCGGCGGTGGTATACCCATCACGATTGGCGGCAAAATCATCGGAGCCGTGGGCGCGAGTGCAGGCACAGTGGAACAGGACATTGAAGTAGCTGAAACCGCGATAGCAGCATTGCTTGCTTAG
- a CDS encoding NAD(P)-dependent oxidoreductase, which yields MSKVAFIGLGAMGSRMAFNLLKAGHDLTVWNRRPEAAESLVASGAKAAKTPREAAEGNDFVIAIVSNDEASRQVWLDPIDGALAGMKKGAIAIESSTLTPAWVLELAEATSKAGVTLLDAMVSGSTPQAQSAQLVFLVGGDSDSLESAKPLLKSMGSSIQHAGPVGCGALAKLATNTLMGVGLAALAELIGMLKRQGADPRKVLDAVSATTVWSAHLTRDAGSMLAGDFETRFPINLLTKDLGYALKAGGGEESMPTASAVHGVFQKAIAEDLGNLNMTAVVKLFDKEQ from the coding sequence ATGAGCAAAGTGGCATTTATCGGGCTGGGCGCGATGGGTTCGCGCATGGCTTTTAATCTATTGAAGGCCGGCCATGATCTCACGGTTTGGAATCGCAGACCCGAAGCAGCCGAGAGCTTGGTTGCGTCGGGAGCGAAAGCGGCGAAGACTCCTCGCGAAGCAGCGGAAGGCAATGATTTCGTCATAGCGATTGTGAGCAACGACGAGGCATCACGGCAGGTCTGGCTGGACCCGATAGATGGCGCTTTGGCGGGAATGAAGAAAGGCGCTATCGCTATCGAAAGCTCCACACTGACGCCTGCATGGGTGCTTGAACTGGCGGAGGCCACAAGCAAGGCTGGCGTGACGCTGCTGGATGCGATGGTATCGGGAAGTACTCCCCAGGCGCAGAGCGCGCAGTTGGTGTTCCTGGTTGGAGGAGACAGCGACTCACTTGAGAGCGCGAAACCGTTGCTCAAGAGCATGGGCTCCAGCATTCAGCATGCCGGGCCGGTGGGTTGCGGTGCTCTCGCAAAGCTTGCCACAAATACGCTGATGGGTGTGGGCTTGGCCGCCCTGGCGGAACTGATCGGCATGTTGAAACGACAGGGCGCCGATCCACGCAAAGTCCTCGACGCCGTGTCAGCCACTACGGTGTGGAGTGCACATTTAACCAGGGATGCGGGCTCGATGCTGGCAGGCGACTTTGAAACCCGCTTCCCGATAAATCTGCTTACAAAAGATCTTGGCTACGCGCTGAAAGCTGGCGGTGGAGAGGAGTCCATGCCGACTGCGAGTGCAGTGCATGGAGTGTTCCAAAAAGCAATTGCCGAAGATCTTGGAAATCTCAACATGACCGCTGTCGTGAAGTTGTTCGACAAGGAGCAGTGA
- a CDS encoding NAD-dependent succinate-semialdehyde dehydrogenase, with translation MSATGFSTINPSTGEPIEDFTFYDAAKTETILARADKTFQSFRKTSFFERAQLLSQLAVSLRKNTPQLAKVISTEMGKILSEAEAEVEKCAWEADWYAEHGPQIMADAPAPTGAVNAYVSYLPLGAILAVMPWNFPIWQLTRMAIPTILAGNVVLTKHSPNTQRSSLEFERVMLEAGFPEGVFQNLILKRDDVVNVINDPRVQGASVTGSVRAGSAVASEAGKVIKKTVMELGGSDAFIVCEDADIPAAVAAGIRGRYHNTGQVCLAAKRFILVGKIADEFEGQFVEAASKLRAGDPFDPTVQMGPMARIDLRDGLHKQVEASVAKGARLLLGGKPIEGKGAFYPATVLSGVTEGMAAFDEETFGPVAAITRVADLDEAVKAANASQFGLSGNVWTKDIDRARKIARDWYTGGVFINGVTSSDPRVPVGGVKNSGYGRELSHFGAHAFVNEQTVWIENR, from the coding sequence ATGAGCGCAACGGGCTTCAGTACGATCAATCCTTCCACCGGTGAGCCGATCGAAGACTTCACCTTTTATGACGCGGCCAAGACTGAGACGATCCTCGCCCGGGCTGACAAGACGTTCCAATCGTTTCGCAAGACCAGCTTTTTCGAGCGTGCACAGCTTCTCTCCCAGCTCGCTGTAAGCCTGAGAAAGAACACACCCCAGCTTGCAAAGGTCATCTCGACAGAGATGGGAAAGATACTCTCTGAGGCCGAGGCAGAGGTTGAGAAATGCGCATGGGAAGCAGATTGGTATGCAGAGCATGGGCCGCAAATTATGGCGGATGCTCCGGCTCCTACAGGGGCGGTGAACGCCTATGTTTCTTATCTTCCGCTGGGAGCGATCCTTGCTGTCATGCCGTGGAACTTTCCAATCTGGCAGTTGACCCGCATGGCGATCCCAACGATCCTGGCCGGCAATGTTGTGTTGACGAAGCACTCACCGAATACACAGAGGAGTTCGCTGGAGTTTGAGCGGGTCATGCTCGAAGCTGGTTTCCCTGAAGGAGTATTTCAAAACCTCATTCTCAAGCGAGACGATGTCGTTAACGTGATCAACGATCCTCGTGTGCAGGGAGCATCGGTGACGGGCAGTGTACGAGCAGGTTCGGCGGTGGCCTCTGAAGCAGGTAAGGTCATCAAGAAAACAGTGATGGAACTGGGAGGCTCAGATGCCTTCATCGTCTGTGAAGACGCGGATATTCCGGCGGCTGTCGCGGCGGGCATCCGGGGACGCTACCACAACACGGGCCAGGTCTGCCTGGCAGCCAAACGGTTTATCCTAGTGGGAAAGATCGCGGACGAATTCGAAGGGCAGTTTGTTGAAGCAGCCAGTAAACTCCGCGCAGGCGATCCGTTCGATCCAACCGTACAGATGGGGCCGATGGCTCGCATCGATCTACGCGACGGGTTACATAAGCAAGTAGAGGCGAGCGTGGCCAAGGGCGCGCGCCTGCTGCTCGGGGGAAAGCCGATCGAGGGCAAGGGTGCTTTCTATCCGGCTACTGTGCTGAGTGGCGTTACGGAAGGCATGGCGGCTTTCGATGAAGAGACCTTTGGCCCGGTTGCGGCTATCACTCGCGTTGCAGATCTGGATGAGGCTGTGAAGGCGGCAAATGCGAGCCAGTTTGGATTGAGCGGCAACGTGTGGACCAAGGACATCGATCGGGCGCGCAAGATTGCCCGCGACTGGTACACGGGCGGCGTGTTCATCAATGGCGTTACTTCCTCGGACCCGCGTGTGCCGGTTGGCGGCGTCAAGAACAGCGGTTACGGCAGAGAGCTTTCTCATTTCGGAGCGCATGCTTTTGTGAACGAGCAAACGGTCTGGATCGAGAATCGCTAG
- a CDS encoding alpha/beta hydrolase: MKLAETLIAGSIGIATALSGGAQAQAQHQPVKNIVLVHGAFADGSSWSKVIPILEARGFHVVAVQNPLTSLKDDVDATRRIIALQDGPVILVGHSWGGTVITEVGDDAKVAGLVYVAAYTPDVGQSANDNSNPFGFTSGQKSITVDSQHFARLSEEGVLNFFAEGLPMAERRVIAAVQGQTNGPMFDEKVTHAGWKNKPSWHVISLKDQTLTAAMEEAGAKKSGGKAVPLETCHVAMLQEPEKVADVITEAANHSLKP, from the coding sequence ATGAAGTTAGCTGAAACCCTTATCGCAGGCAGTATAGGAATCGCGACCGCCCTTTCCGGCGGTGCCCAGGCTCAAGCGCAACATCAACCCGTGAAGAACATCGTTCTTGTGCACGGTGCATTTGCAGATGGTTCAAGCTGGTCGAAGGTCATTCCTATCCTTGAGGCTCGTGGCTTTCATGTGGTGGCTGTACAAAACCCATTGACGTCTCTGAAGGACGATGTCGATGCAACTCGACGGATCATTGCGCTGCAGGATGGACCTGTGATCCTGGTGGGTCATTCGTGGGGTGGAACGGTCATCACCGAAGTTGGCGACGATGCCAAAGTCGCAGGGCTGGTTTACGTTGCAGCCTACACTCCTGACGTGGGCCAGTCTGCCAACGACAACAGCAATCCGTTTGGATTCACATCTGGACAGAAGTCGATCACAGTAGACTCACAGCACTTCGCAAGGCTTTCTGAAGAGGGAGTGCTCAACTTCTTCGCGGAAGGACTTCCGATGGCAGAACGCCGCGTCATCGCTGCTGTGCAAGGGCAGACAAACGGTCCGATGTTCGATGAGAAGGTGACTCATGCAGGCTGGAAGAACAAGCCTTCCTGGCATGTGATCTCGTTGAAGGATCAGACGCTGACTGCTGCGATGGAAGAGGCGGGCGCGAAGAAATCGGGAGGTAAAGCAGTGCCCCTGGAAACCTGCCACGTCGCCATGTTGCAAGAGCCGGAGAAGGTTGCCGACGTCATCACTGAGGCGGCCAATCATTCCCTCAAACCGTAA
- a CDS encoding NAD(P)-dependent alcohol dehydrogenase, with the protein MLAARMHGYKQPLVIEDIKVPEILADQVLVRVGGAGMCRSDVQLIDGYFAEALQTKFPITPGHEIAGLISAIGDRVPESTQLAIGDQVVVAAGWGDSICRQCRLGNEQLCEHGSWPGFGPPGGYAEYVPVPYRQLIKIQHRLKWEELAPLTDAGVTPYRAIKKLRAAGVLGPDRVMAVFGASGLGSYAVQYAKLLSAGATVVVFARNDEKLAIAKERGADFTINTRGKSLADLHDELFKLTGKRKIDAAIDCVGAAETIQTGIGLLATAGAFVSVGLVGTRIDIPLFPFTAGELTYHGSFWANYADLQEVLALAQQGKIQHSIKKIRFQDVNENLEILRAGEIIGRAVIVFDVDADAAPDTDANTAQKPASAA; encoded by the coding sequence ATGCTCGCAGCTCGAATGCATGGCTATAAGCAACCGCTGGTGATAGAAGACATAAAGGTCCCGGAGATCCTTGCCGACCAGGTACTTGTAAGAGTCGGCGGAGCTGGGATGTGCCGTTCCGATGTTCAACTTATTGACGGCTACTTCGCCGAGGCTCTCCAGACCAAGTTTCCGATCACACCAGGCCATGAGATCGCCGGCTTGATCTCTGCAATCGGAGATCGCGTACCGGAGAGTACGCAGCTTGCTATTGGCGACCAGGTGGTCGTTGCGGCCGGATGGGGCGATAGTATCTGCCGCCAGTGCAGGCTTGGGAATGAGCAACTCTGCGAGCATGGTAGCTGGCCAGGGTTTGGACCTCCGGGCGGATACGCTGAGTATGTTCCTGTGCCATACAGGCAGCTCATCAAGATTCAGCACAGGTTGAAGTGGGAAGAGCTTGCGCCGCTCACGGATGCAGGCGTTACGCCTTACCGTGCGATCAAGAAGCTGCGGGCTGCGGGTGTTCTCGGCCCGGATCGTGTGATGGCGGTATTCGGCGCAAGCGGCCTTGGTAGTTACGCCGTGCAATACGCCAAGCTGCTATCGGCCGGAGCTACCGTCGTGGTCTTTGCGCGTAACGACGAGAAGCTCGCTATCGCCAAAGAGCGTGGAGCAGACTTCACGATTAACACTCGCGGCAAGTCTCTCGCCGATCTCCACGATGAGTTATTCAAGCTCACGGGCAAACGGAAGATCGATGCTGCTATCGATTGTGTAGGAGCTGCGGAAACTATTCAAACGGGAATAGGTCTGCTCGCAACCGCGGGTGCATTCGTATCGGTTGGACTGGTCGGCACCAGGATCGATATTCCACTCTTTCCGTTCACGGCAGGTGAGCTTACATATCACGGATCGTTCTGGGCGAACTACGCAGATCTTCAGGAAGTGCTGGCGCTTGCGCAGCAAGGAAAGATTCAGCATTCGATCAAGAAGATCCGGTTCCAGGACGTTAACGAGAATCTCGAGATACTGCGCGCTGGAGAGATTATCGGCCGCGCCGTGATTGTCTTCGACGTCGACGCAGACGCAGCCCCGGACACGGACGCGAACACCGCTCAGAAGCCTGCCAGCGCAGCCTAA
- a CDS encoding cytochrome d ubiquinol oxidase subunit II produces the protein MNIASVLACIMAAALLLYVLLAGADYGAGFWDLLSSGPSKDAQKELIANAIQPIWEANHVWLILILVLLFAGFPPAFGAVMIALHVPILLMLVGIVLRGSSFVFRAYSTIDSEMRKACAYVFSISSSFTPFFMGILIGSLSDNRVLVSEDVSINGYLFNWLNPFSVSMGLLTVALFAFLAASYLTAEAATDELRRTFRNRTVGAGVAGIVLTVITFALSAEYATGLREGFTRNSVAICFAIIAWLAIAVSFVALYKGCFQLSRIMAAVHAGSIVVVWAVAQYPYIARPQRTIFNSMLSATVVHDIVLACVAGAIVLFPSLGILLYVFKDQRRNKAAASSSKVQP, from the coding sequence GTGAACATTGCATCTGTGCTCGCCTGCATCATGGCTGCCGCACTCCTACTGTATGTCCTGCTCGCTGGGGCAGACTACGGAGCGGGGTTCTGGGATCTGCTTAGCAGCGGTCCAAGCAAAGACGCGCAAAAGGAGCTTATCGCGAACGCTATTCAACCCATCTGGGAGGCGAATCATGTCTGGCTCATCCTGATACTGGTGCTGTTGTTTGCCGGGTTTCCGCCTGCCTTCGGAGCGGTCATGATCGCTCTTCATGTACCAATCCTTCTCATGCTTGTGGGGATTGTTTTGCGAGGTTCATCGTTTGTCTTTCGAGCGTATTCGACTATCGACTCGGAGATGCGGAAGGCATGCGCTTACGTGTTCTCCATATCGAGCAGTTTCACGCCGTTTTTCATGGGAATCCTTATCGGTTCACTCTCGGATAACCGGGTTCTTGTCTCGGAGGATGTGAGCATCAATGGGTATCTTTTCAATTGGCTAAACCCGTTCTCCGTATCGATGGGCTTGCTTACTGTCGCATTGTTTGCTTTCCTCGCGGCTTCGTATCTAACCGCTGAGGCAGCCACCGATGAGCTTCGCCGAACGTTCCGCAATCGCACTGTTGGAGCAGGTGTGGCGGGTATCGTCCTGACGGTAATCACCTTCGCTCTCAGCGCCGAGTATGCTACCGGCCTGCGAGAAGGCTTCACGCGCAACAGCGTGGCAATCTGTTTCGCGATCATAGCTTGGCTCGCTATTGCGGTGAGCTTTGTTGCGCTGTACAAAGGCTGTTTTCAACTATCTCGCATCATGGCTGCCGTTCATGCAGGCTCCATCGTTGTTGTGTGGGCTGTCGCGCAGTATCCCTATATTGCTCGTCCGCAGAGAACGATTTTCAATAGCATGCTGTCCGCGACGGTTGTTCATGACATCGTCCTGGCCTGTGTTGCCGGAGCCATTGTGCTCTTCCCTTCTCTCGGAATTCTTCTCTATGTCTTCAAAGATCAGCGAAGGAATAAGGCCGCGGCCTCGTCGTCAAAGGTGCAGCCGTGA
- a CDS encoding cytochrome ubiquinol oxidase subunit I has product MSHLLSARSQMGISLAFHIIFAAIGVSFPLMMTIAEWRWLRTREPVYQVLAKRWAKGAAILFAIGAVSGTVLSFELGLLWPRFMEKAGSVIGMPFSLEGFAFFTEAIFLGIYLFGWERVPEFLHLLSGVMVAVSGVTSAIFVTFVNAWMNTPAGFDLVNGEFTNIRPFEAMFNPAALPEAAHMVLAAFCAVGFATAGVHSLLMLRRGRNRFDEVAIGIALTVGSIAVLAQGVSGDAIARMVAKTQPVKLASLEGQFKTEVGAPLRIGGLPDTKLRETKHAIEIPHGLSLLAFHDPNATVKGLNDFPEADWPFVTAVHISFQVMVGLGSMLSCVALLWGWFAWKRKQIGDHPLLLKLLVLCAPLGFVALEAGWVVTELGRQPWIIVGVLRTKDAVTEFPDLQLPFLLVSLLYFVLGCIVLWLLAAHVIADPRNRDADAV; this is encoded by the coding sequence ATGAGCCATTTATTGTCAGCACGCTCCCAGATGGGAATATCCCTTGCCTTTCACATCATCTTTGCGGCGATCGGCGTTTCATTTCCGCTCATGATGACGATTGCCGAGTGGCGATGGCTTAGAACACGGGAGCCTGTGTATCAAGTGCTCGCCAAGCGTTGGGCCAAGGGAGCAGCTATTTTGTTTGCGATTGGCGCGGTATCCGGCACGGTGTTGTCTTTTGAACTTGGGTTGCTCTGGCCGCGTTTTATGGAGAAGGCCGGGTCGGTGATCGGCATGCCATTTTCGCTCGAAGGATTTGCGTTTTTCACGGAGGCAATCTTTCTCGGGATTTATCTCTTCGGATGGGAAAGAGTGCCGGAGTTTCTTCACTTGCTATCCGGTGTGATGGTCGCGGTGAGTGGAGTCACATCTGCGATCTTTGTCACCTTCGTCAACGCGTGGATGAATACCCCGGCGGGCTTCGATCTTGTCAACGGCGAGTTCACCAACATTCGCCCTTTTGAGGCCATGTTCAATCCTGCTGCGCTTCCCGAAGCAGCGCACATGGTGCTGGCTGCTTTTTGTGCAGTGGGCTTTGCAACTGCCGGCGTGCACAGCCTGCTTATGCTGCGACGTGGTCGAAACCGATTCGACGAAGTGGCGATCGGCATTGCGCTCACGGTAGGCAGTATCGCAGTGCTGGCCCAGGGTGTGAGCGGCGATGCGATTGCACGCATGGTCGCCAAGACACAGCCGGTGAAGCTTGCCAGCCTTGAGGGGCAGTTCAAGACGGAGGTTGGAGCGCCGTTACGCATCGGAGGCTTGCCGGATACGAAGCTGCGAGAGACGAAGCATGCAATCGAGATTCCTCACGGCCTTAGTCTGCTTGCCTTTCACGATCCCAACGCAACGGTGAAGGGCCTTAATGATTTCCCTGAAGCGGATTGGCCCTTTGTTACAGCGGTGCACATTTCGTTCCAGGTCATGGTGGGGCTGGGAAGCATGCTGTCCTGCGTTGCACTGCTGTGGGGATGGTTCGCCTGGAAACGAAAGCAAATCGGCGATCATCCTCTACTGCTCAAGCTGCTGGTCCTTTGTGCTCCGCTCGGGTTTGTTGCGCTTGAGGCGGGATGGGTCGTCACCGAACTGGGACGTCAACCGTGGATCATTGTTGGCGTCCTGAGGACGAAGGACGCTGTGACTGAATTCCCTGATCTGCAGCTACCGTTTCTGCTGGTATCTCTTCTCTATTTTGTTCTTGGATGCATCGTGCTGTGGCTGCTTGCTGCGCATGTGATTGCTGATCCGAGGAATCGAGATGCAGATGCCGTTTAA
- a CDS encoding FUSC family protein: MNSSPNLNAKQTLREWLPGFLRQELAPYPGRWSLVSRMIIAATVSMIIIVTFRIPYGAVGANCAFILSRENLVSTTKSGFYFIMAYVAWAVLIPVGARLFASIGITHFLWEAVTIFICFYSLKAISYFPLAAGIVVVATSTVVVWYLPGPAELNVELTLWQILATIIGAVVTLLVEVVFRYFSKQDPVEDGIDDRLRNIGEMLRDYCEGLPIATGVAQSITQYAMTGTSMLRQQVARKHIAPVERAKTGAVIALLGRGIDISAAIVAGYSKIDTTQAGTRPHARADSFRAKNLMARLTCIRDAIRTDKIPARCGSVDLDPAPDGVPLLCELETVISLMESALGMNSSSPPRLDMQEDPHLESRLFVRDAFSNPDYLRFSLAGTAAAMVCYIIFVGLDWPGISTAVTTCILTALSNIGSSHQKQILRIGGASIGAFVFGLGSQMFVLPYIDSIVGLTILFAVVTGISAYVYTSSPRLSYAGLQMAFAFYLINVTDFTVSLDLTIGRDRAVGVLLGIAAMWLIFERLYPRPAAIQMVRMFAQSARLVASLKPVSVNEPEVKRFFTMRDQINSLFTNVNAEADAIPFENGEQRLAYLAARDRIRRWLSILRTLYLLELPLLQIGSNDGISPTVLRAQSSLLDELSGPLIHIATCLENQLSGQPCSTTNPAVASDTQRLEEEQHPSGMIRDEGLTQTSLQLLKMVRELEQDVMKEPVFTPSFSP, translated from the coding sequence ATGAACTCCTCCCCTAATCTCAATGCGAAGCAAACTCTTCGAGAGTGGTTGCCGGGATTTCTGCGCCAGGAGCTCGCTCCCTATCCAGGCCGATGGTCGTTGGTGAGCCGCATGATTATTGCCGCAACTGTGAGCATGATTATCATCGTCACCTTCAGAATTCCTTACGGGGCTGTAGGAGCAAACTGCGCTTTTATTCTTTCGCGCGAGAACCTGGTTTCGACTACCAAGTCAGGCTTCTATTTCATCATGGCCTACGTGGCATGGGCCGTATTGATACCAGTGGGAGCGCGGTTGTTCGCTTCGATCGGCATCACGCATTTTCTTTGGGAGGCGGTGACGATCTTTATATGCTTCTATTCGCTGAAAGCCATCTCCTACTTTCCACTGGCGGCTGGGATCGTCGTTGTCGCGACGAGCACGGTGGTTGTCTGGTATCTTCCTGGGCCTGCGGAACTGAATGTCGAACTGACGCTCTGGCAGATCTTGGCAACAATCATTGGGGCTGTGGTGACTCTTCTCGTGGAGGTGGTGTTCCGGTATTTCTCAAAACAGGATCCAGTGGAAGACGGCATCGACGATCGCCTGCGGAATATCGGAGAGATGCTGCGCGATTATTGCGAAGGCCTGCCGATAGCGACTGGGGTTGCTCAATCCATCACGCAATATGCCATGACTGGTACCAGCATGCTTCGCCAGCAAGTAGCTCGCAAACACATTGCTCCGGTAGAGCGAGCGAAGACGGGCGCAGTGATTGCATTGCTCGGACGTGGTATCGACATTTCTGCCGCGATTGTGGCTGGCTACTCCAAGATAGATACAACGCAGGCGGGCACAAGGCCGCACGCCCGCGCAGATAGTTTCCGCGCAAAGAACCTCATGGCACGGCTCACATGCATCCGGGATGCCATCCGTACCGATAAGATTCCTGCTAGATGTGGGAGCGTAGATTTAGATCCTGCGCCTGACGGTGTTCCGTTGTTGTGCGAACTTGAGACAGTCATCAGTTTGATGGAGTCTGCACTGGGGATGAACTCGTCGTCTCCGCCAAGATTGGATATGCAGGAAGATCCTCACTTGGAGAGCCGGCTGTTTGTGAGAGATGCTTTCTCGAATCCGGATTATCTGCGTTTCTCCCTTGCTGGCACCGCCGCAGCGATGGTCTGCTACATCATCTTCGTCGGACTGGATTGGCCGGGCATTTCAACCGCTGTGACGACGTGCATCCTGACTGCTTTGAGCAACATTGGTTCTTCGCACCAGAAGCAGATATTGCGTATAGGCGGAGCATCCATCGGTGCATTCGTATTCGGACTTGGGTCGCAGATGTTTGTACTGCCGTACATCGACTCCATTGTGGGTCTGACGATTCTATTCGCAGTCGTCACGGGTATATCGGCATACGTTTATACATCGAGTCCGCGGCTCTCGTACGCAGGACTGCAGATGGCATTCGCGTTTTACCTGATCAATGTCACGGACTTCACCGTTTCACTTGATCTCACCATTGGCCGCGACCGGGCAGTCGGAGTACTCCTGGGCATTGCTGCAATGTGGCTCATCTTTGAGCGTCTTTATCCACGGCCTGCTGCTATCCAGATGGTTCGCATGTTTGCCCAGTCTGCTCGGCTGGTCGCCAGCCTCAAGCCCGTCTCTGTCAACGAACCTGAAGTCAAGCGATTTTTCACCATGCGCGATCAGATAAATAGCCTCTTCACCAACGTTAACGCCGAGGCCGATGCAATACCTTTTGAGAACGGAGAGCAACGACTCGCGTATCTTGCGGCGCGCGATCGCATACGACGGTGGCTTTCGATCCTACGCACCCTCTATCTTCTCGAATTGCCACTCTTGCAGATCGGCTCCAACGATGGGATTTCTCCGACTGTCTTGCGCGCCCAATCGAGTCTGCTTGATGAGTTATCGGGACCGTTGATTCACATTGCAACATGTTTAGAGAATCAACTGAGCGGACAGCCTTGTTCGACTACGAATCCAGCAGTGGCTTCGGATACTCAAAGGCTGGAGGAGGAACAGCATCCTTCTGGAATGATTCGAGATGAAGGGCTGACGCAGACTTCTCTACAACTTTTGAAGATGGTGCGTGAGCTTGAGCAAGACGTAATGAAAGAACCGGTCTTCACTCCCTCATTCTCACCTTAA
- a CDS encoding efflux RND transporter periplasmic adaptor subunit — protein MTNDTFGTISARGGNTGTLLSACIILYTLVSGCCVLWKTTVNPRTDDAEIFANFIGIAPVVNGPIMSLHVVDNQPIKEGETLLEIDDRPYRYALEQAKSDLGSLNGQIGNQSRTIASLVSGVDVAKSAALNSEAGVNRASALVDQAKADVADAKAAVDKADAEKAYAANNLHRIEPLLQRQFVTVDQVDQARTAFDTRSQAAKQALSQLALAEAGLVATEAQYRQAQATVTQSQHQVLQASHSVTTLEPLLGQLSGKRAAIDTAQYNLDHCRLLAPFDARVTNLTISQGAYAHAGEQIFTLIDTRVWWAIANFRETQIQHIRPGMEAEVYVLSHPTVRFKGVVDSVGFGVKPDADLIGKITPGLPDVQRTLNWVHLASRFPVRVRLQSSQQKYFRLGESAVVVIRGENSVIDEKQP, from the coding sequence ATGACGAACGATACTTTTGGCACTATCAGCGCGCGTGGTGGTAATACAGGCACTCTATTGAGTGCCTGTATTATCCTTTACACGCTGGTGTCCGGATGCTGTGTACTGTGGAAAACTACCGTTAATCCGCGAACGGACGATGCAGAGATCTTTGCAAACTTCATCGGGATTGCGCCTGTGGTCAATGGCCCGATCATGAGTCTGCATGTTGTAGACAACCAGCCGATCAAGGAAGGCGAGACTCTTTTAGAAATCGACGACCGACCATACAGATATGCACTGGAGCAGGCGAAGTCTGACCTCGGATCACTGAACGGTCAGATTGGAAATCAGAGCCGGACTATAGCTTCGTTGGTCAGCGGCGTCGATGTAGCAAAATCCGCTGCGTTGAATTCAGAAGCGGGTGTGAATCGAGCCTCGGCATTGGTGGATCAAGCTAAAGCTGATGTCGCCGATGCAAAGGCCGCCGTCGACAAAGCAGATGCCGAAAAGGCATACGCGGCGAATAATCTTCATCGTATAGAACCGCTGCTGCAGCGACAATTCGTGACGGTGGATCAGGTTGATCAAGCCAGAACTGCATTCGATACACGGTCACAGGCAGCAAAACAAGCGCTTTCTCAGTTGGCGCTTGCCGAGGCGGGCCTCGTCGCGACGGAGGCGCAGTATCGGCAGGCGCAGGCTACAGTGACGCAGAGCCAGCACCAGGTGTTGCAGGCTTCGCATAGCGTAACAACGTTAGAGCCCCTGCTCGGGCAGCTTTCGGGTAAGCGTGCAGCAATCGACACGGCGCAATACAACCTCGATCACTGCAGGCTGCTCGCTCCGTTTGATGCGCGTGTCACGAATCTGACCATCTCACAGGGTGCGTACGCTCACGCAGGGGAACAGATCTTCACTTTGATTGATACGCGGGTATGGTGGGCAATCGCGAACTTTCGCGAGACACAGATTCAACACATCAGGCCGGGGATGGAGGCGGAGGTTTATGTACTTTCCCATCCAACCGTCAGGTTTAAGGGTGTGGTGGACAGCGTCGGCTTTGGCGTTAAGCCGGATGCAGATTTGATCGGAAAAATTACACCGGGTTTGCCTGATGTTCAGAGGACGCTGAACTGGGTACATCTTGCATCACGCTTTCCAGTTCGGGTACGGCTGCAGTCTTCGCAGCAGAAATACTTTCGTCTCGGTGAATCTGCGGTTGTGGTGATTCGTGGCGAGAACTCAGTCATAGATGAGAAGCAGCCATGA
- a CDS encoding YtcA family lipoprotein, with translation MLVRCRSRIPISGMFAALLLNGCGRAPSFNILGSYFPAWLVCILAGIAAASIFRVLLAKFHKEQLIRWTILVYPCLAAAIAFTLWLLLFS, from the coding sequence ATGCTGGTGCGATGCAGATCTCGAATTCCAATAAGCGGCATGTTCGCTGCACTTCTACTGAATGGATGTGGACGCGCACCATCTTTCAATATTCTCGGGTCATATTTTCCAGCCTGGCTCGTATGCATTCTTGCAGGCATTGCGGCAGCTTCCATCTTCCGCGTGTTGCTTGCAAAGTTCCATAAAGAGCAACTCATCCGATGGACCATTCTTGTCTATCCATGCCTTGCGGCTGCGATCGCTTTCACCCTTTGGTTGCTGCTCTTCAGCTAG